From a region of the Primulina eburnea isolate SZY01 chromosome 7, ASM2296580v1, whole genome shotgun sequence genome:
- the LOC140837054 gene encoding protein TIFY 6B-like isoform X2 yields MQWSFSNKAPTLPRLLSFQDVHEEIPKTGFDSLASTGLVSITTAEAFDSDHSPYSSVMQKNVVPEKQAGPWYRMTTHPAKHLDSRTTNRSILNQENVIVSPAGLHLIGSAKSLAGISMAHPIQVIPSSSPVVGTTDLRNIPKISTAPAQLTIFYAGSVCVYDNISPQKAQAIMLLAGNVPPTPSSTTLPIAPVQATMHQSFVLDGFVVSQPHGSTPYHSGPIPITALSMSRSAGGSAINSRTIVNPGVTLPCSSKIEPVKVVKSLGSDPCSATLLSNTVPQFRRKSLARFLEKRKERVITQAPYNTDQRPLDKDTPEGPANLR; encoded by the exons ATGCAGTGGTCATTCTCAAACAAGGCTCCCACTCTTCCTCGGCTCTTATCTTTCCAGGATGTTCATGAAGAAATACCTAAAACTGGTTTTGATTCCCTGGCATCGACTGGATTGGTGTCCATAACAACTGCTGAAGCTTTCGACTCTGATCACAGTCCGTACTCTAGTGTCATGCAG AAAAACGTCGTTCCTGAAAAGCAAGCGGGACCTTGGTACAGGATGACTACACATCCTGCAAAACACCTTGACTCACGTACGACGAATCGATCTATTCTTAATCAGGAAAATGTGATAGTTTCTCCAGCCGGACTGCATCTCATAGGTTCGGCAAAGTCTCTTGCAGGAATTTCAATGGCTCATCCCATCCAAGTTATTCCTTCTAGCAGCCCTGTTGTGGGAACCACAGATTTAAG AAATATTCCTAAGATCTCAACCGCCCCTGCTCAGTTGACTATATTCTACGCTGGTTCAGTGTGTGTATATGACAATATATCTCCTCAGAAG GCTCAGGCGATAATGCTATTAGCTGGAAACGTGCCTCCCACGCCTTCAAGCACAACTCTTCCAATAGCTCCAGTTCAAGCAACCATGCACCAGTCTTTTGTTCTTGATGGATTTGTTGTAAGCCAACCACATGGCTCAACCCCCTATCATTCAGGGCCCATACCCATAACAGCTCTTAGCATGTCTCGGTCTGCTGGTGGGTCTGCTATCAACAGCAGAACTATTGTAAATCCAGGAGTTACCTTACCTTGTTCCAGTAAAATAGAGCCTGTGAAAGTTGTCAAGTCGTTGGGATCTGATCCTTGTAGTGCTACCTTACTTTCAA ACACTGTGCCTCAGTTTCGCCGAAAATCTTTGGCTCGGTTTTTAGAGAAACGGAAGGAAAG GGTAATCACCCAAGCCCCATATAATACAGACCAGCGACCTTTAGATAAGGATACTCCTGAAGGACCAGCAAACTTGAGATAG
- the LOC140837054 gene encoding protein TIFY 6B-like isoform X1 — protein MERDFMGLAVKNETPDEINDSAPARSLAMQWSFSNKAPTLPRLLSFQDVHEEIPKTGFDSLASTGLVSITTAEAFDSDHSPYSSVMQKNVVPEKQAGPWYRMTTHPAKHLDSRTTNRSILNQENVIVSPAGLHLIGSAKSLAGISMAHPIQVIPSSSPVVGTTDLRNIPKISTAPAQLTIFYAGSVCVYDNISPQKAQAIMLLAGNVPPTPSSTTLPIAPVQATMHQSFVLDGFVVSQPHGSTPYHSGPIPITALSMSRSAGGSAINSRTIVNPGVTLPCSSKIEPVKVVKSLGSDPCSATLLSNTVPQFRRKSLARFLEKRKERVITQAPYNTDQRPLDKDTPEGPANLR, from the exons ATGGAGAGAGATTTCATGGGATTGGCGGTGAAGAACGAAACTCCCGACGAGATCAACGACTCCG CTCCGGCGAGAAGTTTAGCAATGCAGTGGTCATTCTCAAACAAGGCTCCCACTCTTCCTCGGCTCTTATCTTTCCAGGATGTTCATGAAGAAATACCTAAAACTGGTTTTGATTCCCTGGCATCGACTGGATTGGTGTCCATAACAACTGCTGAAGCTTTCGACTCTGATCACAGTCCGTACTCTAGTGTCATGCAG AAAAACGTCGTTCCTGAAAAGCAAGCGGGACCTTGGTACAGGATGACTACACATCCTGCAAAACACCTTGACTCACGTACGACGAATCGATCTATTCTTAATCAGGAAAATGTGATAGTTTCTCCAGCCGGACTGCATCTCATAGGTTCGGCAAAGTCTCTTGCAGGAATTTCAATGGCTCATCCCATCCAAGTTATTCCTTCTAGCAGCCCTGTTGTGGGAACCACAGATTTAAG AAATATTCCTAAGATCTCAACCGCCCCTGCTCAGTTGACTATATTCTACGCTGGTTCAGTGTGTGTATATGACAATATATCTCCTCAGAAG GCTCAGGCGATAATGCTATTAGCTGGAAACGTGCCTCCCACGCCTTCAAGCACAACTCTTCCAATAGCTCCAGTTCAAGCAACCATGCACCAGTCTTTTGTTCTTGATGGATTTGTTGTAAGCCAACCACATGGCTCAACCCCCTATCATTCAGGGCCCATACCCATAACAGCTCTTAGCATGTCTCGGTCTGCTGGTGGGTCTGCTATCAACAGCAGAACTATTGTAAATCCAGGAGTTACCTTACCTTGTTCCAGTAAAATAGAGCCTGTGAAAGTTGTCAAGTCGTTGGGATCTGATCCTTGTAGTGCTACCTTACTTTCAA ACACTGTGCCTCAGTTTCGCCGAAAATCTTTGGCTCGGTTTTTAGAGAAACGGAAGGAAAG GGTAATCACCCAAGCCCCATATAATACAGACCAGCGACCTTTAGATAAGGATACTCCTGAAGGACCAGCAAACTTGAGATAG